TGTCGGCGCCCCCGGCGCCATCAAGGCGGTCGTTGCCATCCAGACCGTACAGCTCGTCATCGGTCAAGCCACCGATGATCGTATCGTTTCCACTGGTACCCGTCAGGATGGACATCGGACAGTGCTCCCCCAAGCGATTGGAGAGTTAGCTGTACAAATGGAATGCACATGAAGTCAATTCTTGCGTGAGTTGAGCAAGATGTCGTTGTTCGTCCGCAAAACCGACCGATACTGTTGGCGAATCATTTGAAGCGAATTGAACAAGAAACTGTACGAAAATAGGACAAGGTCGGTCGGTCAAGCGGCCAGTGCGGCAAAGCGGGAGCGGCGGGTTGGTGCGAGTGGCCGCCCTCGCAGCCACGCGGCGATCCGGTCGAGGTTGAGGGCAGCCGCGACGGCCACGTGCTGAAGATGGGCCTTGGCGATGCCCCTGTACCGGGCGCGGCGCAGCCCGAAGCCGCGCACCGCTTGGGACAAGGTGCCTTCCACGCCCTGGCGCAAGGCGTAGAGTGGCTGTTCGCTGCCTGTTTCCTTCCGCGCTCGGGCTGCCGCCAACGCCTCGTACTCGTCACGCGGGCGTAGCCTGAGAGTGCGTCCCCACGTCTCACCGGTCGCTCGGGTGCACTGCGTGCGCGCCTCGCAGGCCCGACAGTCGGCAGGATTGAACCGGACCTTGACGTAGGGGCTCCCCGACTTGTCCCTGTAGTCGCTCCAGCTCTGGCTTTGCTTGTCGCGCGGGCAGAGGACACGGCTCGCTTCCCAGTCGATCCGGAAATCGGCGGCGCGGAAGCCGCTGCCCTGTCGCTGCTGCCAACTCAGGTTCTTCCGGGGTGGGCCGATGAGGTCGATCGCGAACACCTCCCGGGCTGTCACGAGGTGGACCGCGCTGACGTAGGCCGAATCCACCAGATGGAGGGCGGGCGCGATCCCCTTGGCCGCCAAGGCCACATGGATCGGCTCGGTCCGCATGGCTTCGTGAACGTTGGCCGCCGTGGTATCGGCATGCACGATCAAGCGCGGCGCGTCGTCATCGCAGGTCTCACTGAGATGGACCATGTAGCCGGTCCACTCCATGCCGTTCTTGCTGCGGTAACGGGCGTCGGTGTCGTAGGGGGATTCCAGCCGGTCCTCGCCACCTCGCCCGCTCACAGGCCGCAATCGTGCACGGCCGGCCCCCGATGGATCGCCGGGATCCGGCGTCTTCTCAAAATGGCGGCGCCAGACCGTCCGGAGCGCCTCGATGGCCGGCATGGCCGCCACCCCCTGGCGCTTCCGGGCCGTCCAGCGCGGCGAGAAGCCGAAAGCCGTCATCGCCGATCTCACCGGCGAGGGCCGCCCGCTCGGCCGGCGTCTTTGGCAACCGGAAGTCTTCGATCCGCCGGCTGTAGCGTTCATACCAGACCGGGAGCGCCACACCGCGCAGCCACGCGGGGGCCACGGCCGCGAGGGCGTTGAGTGCTGCGCGCAACGTCTCGCCCAGGAGTTCCAACCGGTTCAGGTCCCGGACAGCGGCGAGCACATGGGTCGAGTCCGTCCGTTGTCGCCCGCGGGCCTTGAGCAGGCCCCGCGACCGGCCGGCATCGAGAACCCGTTCCAGGAGGCGTTCTTCGGCGCCTCCGATCAGCAGTCGGCCGCGGAACTCGGTCAGGACGCTGTGATCGAAGCCGGCGTCGGTCAGATCCAGGCCGAGCAGGTATTTCCAGTCGATGCGGGCCCGCACCGCCTCAGCCGCCTGGCGGTCGCTCAGCCCCTCGCGGAACTGCAGGAGCGTCACCAGTGCCAGTCGCCAGGGGGGATAGGTCGGCCGGCCGCGTTTGGGATAGAGGTCATCGAAGTCCCTGTCCATGAAAGCCGGACCGAGATCATCGCGCAGTGTCAGATAAGGATTTCCCCTTGGAAAAGCGGCGCGGGCGACACGGGCGGTTTCTTCCGGGATCAAGGGAACAGACGGCTGGGAGTGCAGCGACATGGCGGAACCTCCGATCACTTCATCCGCGTCAACCGTTGTTCCCCGAATCCGTCCCACAGCCTGCGCCATCCAGTCTGTTATGCCTCGGTATGCGGCTGAACTTCAGGAAGATCCCTGACGAATTCGTTTCAAATGATTTGCCAACAGTATCCCGACCTTTGGCGGCCGACTTGGAAACTGTCCGGAAACACTCACTCTCAACGGGTTTCCGGACATCTTGATTGCCGGACGGGATGACTGGCACGACGCCCCGCGCCAGTGTTCCCGGCCCGCTTACCCTTAGCGTTGTTTGCCTGACACCTATCGCACTCTCCTCTGCTGGTGCGCGCCCACGGCGGCGAGCCGGCCAACTTCGCCTCAGCCGTGCGGACCTATATGATCCACTACTACCGCGCCGCCCTCGACCCCACCGTGCCCCGCACCACCCTGCCGTCACCAGAGTCCACACCACCCGAGTCGGACGATTCGCAATCGTGACAGAAAGCCAGCGGCAACTTATCCCGTGGACTTTGGTGACGGTCGTGTGGACTCTGGTGACGCACGACTCGCCATATTTGGAGTTATCCCGTGGACTCTGGTGACGAAGCAAATAGTAAGATCCAAATAACTTCCAAATAGCTTGCGTCACCAGAGTCCACATTGATTTCGTCACACCGAGCCGTCACAGTGCGGACCGGGAGGCAGCCATGAGCAACGTTCATCAGCTGATATTGCAGCACGGACACTCGGAAGCACGTCGACTGCTACCGGAAGGAAAGCAACTCATCGACATGGCCGCCGCCGTGATGGCTGAGGACGATCCTGCACTCTCCTTTACCTATTCAGGCTTTTGCCTGACCAGCTTTCCACACAAAAAGCTTGGCGACAGTGAGCGGTGGGAGCGGCATGGCCATAACGTCACCCTAACTATCGACCCTGGCAGCCTGCCCGACGCAGATGGCGTCACCAGAGTCCACGGCGTACCCTATGGCAGCCGCGCTCGGATGATCATGCTCTACCTGCAAACCCGCGCCGTACAAACCAACAATCCGGAGGTCGAGCTGGGCGCCAGCATGCGCGATTGGCTCGGCCGGATGGGCATCAGCGTTGGCGGCAAGACGCTCAAAGAGGTGCGCGACCAAGCCGACCGCATCGCCGCCTGCAACCTCACCTTCACTTGGCGTACCGAGCGTGGCTCAGGATTCGTAAAGGGTAACATCGTCAAGGGCGGCTTCCGCCTGCAGGATCTTGAGGACCGCAGCGAACAGCCGCGCCTCTGGGTTGATACAGTCCGCCTGTCCGACGACTTCTTCCAGGCCCTGCGCGACCACCCGGTGCCGGTCAATGAAAAGGCGCTGCGCCAGATCGCCAACAACAGCGCCGCCATCGACCTCTACACATGGCTGGCCTATCGGCTCCATGTGCTGTCCAAGCCGACCCCGGTGACCTGGGCGGCGATGCACCAGCAGTTTGGCGCAGGCTACAAGCTGATGCGCCAGTTCAGGGCGAAGTTCGGCGCCGTGCTCGAGGCCGCCCTGGCAGTCTATCCAGAGGCCGTGGTCACGATGGACGACCAGGGCGTCACCCTCTACCCCTCCCCGCCCCCAATCCGTGAGCGCGTCACCGCCATCCGGTGAGCGTCACCAGAGTCCACAGCGAACGGCGTTCGCCGCCTAAGTTGATGATGGGTGGTGAGTAGATACTATTGACAGGGTAGAACCCACCGCATATCGTGCGCCTACACAAAAATGGAGGCACGGGTGACCGGAGAGGAACTGCGCGCGCTGCGCGAGCGGCTGGGCAAAACCCAGCCCGAGTTTGCCGTGTGGTTGAATGACCTGCTCGGCCGGCGCTATGACAAGCAGAAGGTAAGTCGTTGGGAGACGGACCGGGAGAAGGTGCCGCGCGACGTAGCCGGCACCCTGGCCATTGCCGCTCTTGGCCTGGACCGGCCGCAGCGGCATGGACCGGCAGTGACCGTTGCTGTCGCACTGCAGAAGGGCGGCACCGCCAAAACGGCGACCAGCGTCAATCTGAGCTATGTGCTGGCGCGGGCCGGCAACCGCGTGCTGTTGGTCGATGCCGATAGCCAGGGGAACGCCACGGTGCATGTCGGCGTAACGAAGGAGCGGGTGGTGGAGCTGACAAAACAGGGCCGCACCCACTATCATGCACTGACCGGCAAGACGCCGCTGACCAACGTCATTCTGCATACCGATGTGCCGGGCCTTGATCTGGTGCCCAGCTCCATCGCTCTGGCGGCGGCAGAGGCCGACCTCTATCACGAACCCACCGGAATCGGCGCCATGGCAGACATGCTGTCGAGCGCGCGGGCCGACTATGACTTCATCGTCATCGACTGCGCCCCGGCGCTGGGCATGGTCACCAGCAACGCGCTCGCCGCGGCGCAGCTGCTGCTGATCCCCTGCCAGACCGAGGCCCACGCCATTCTTGGCCTGGAACACCTGTTGGAGACGGTGGCGAAGATTCGGCGCCGGTCCAACCCGGATCTCCGCTTCCTGGGAATCGTGCCGACGATGTACACGGCCCGCCAGTCGCAGGACCGGGCTTCGCTGGACGAGCTGCACAGCCAGTGGGGCGCGCAAATCCCGCTGTTTGAACCAATCCCCCGCTCCACCGTCTATTCCCAAGCGTCGGCCGCCAATATGATCACCCTGGCCGGCGACCCCGGCGCGCCTGGACTGGAGACATTCGTCGCCATCGCTGACAGCCTGATGGTCACCGCCGGCCTGCGCGAGGTGCAGCATGCCGCCTAAGTTCAAGCGCGCCGAGCGGGCGCCAGTCAGCGCCCCCGCCGAGACCTCGGAGACCGACAAGCTGTTCGGCCTGTCAGGCACCCTGCCCCGCCTTATCGAGGCTGATGTGGCTGGCATCACGCCAAATCCGGACCAGCCGCGGACGGTGTTTGACGACGTGGCCTTACAGTCCCTTGCCGACAGCATCGGAAGAATCGGCCTGCAGCAGCCCATCCTGGTGAAGACGACCGACAAACCCGGCCGGTACCAGCTGGTGGCGGGCGAGCGTCGCTGGCGAGCCCACCAGCTGCTCGGTCGCGCGACCATCCCCGCCATCATCACCGAGGGGCGGTCGGAAGAGATCGCGCTCATCGAGAATGTTCAGCGCGTCGACTTGGATGCGGTAGACCTCGCGCGCAGCCTGCAGCGGCTGATGGAGACCCACGGCTATCGGATGGCCGAGGTCGGCGCGATGCTCGGCTGCGCCGAGGCGGAGGTGTCCCGCCGCCTGTCCGTCCTGCGGCTGCCGGCAGACATCCTCGATGCCTACCGCCAGGAACCCAGCCGCGTCAGCCGCTCCGTTCTGGTGGAGCTGGCGACGCTCGACGATGAAGACCGGATCCGGGATCTGTGGGCGCAAGTCTTGGCCGGACTGACCGTGCGCGACCTGCGCGCCGCTAAGAAGGCAGGGCAGGCCGCCCCCAGCCGCGCCACCGGCTGGACGCCCCAGGCGATTGGCAAGAGCCTGGGCAAGATGGCCAGCGACCTCAGCCGCTTGCAAGAGGAAGCCCCGTCGCTAGCCGACGAGCACCGCGCACATCTGCGCGCCATGCGTGCTCGCATCGACACCCTGTTGGGTGAGTAGGCGACTTACGACGTCGTAAGTCAGGGACGGAATGGCGTTCGCTGTCACTCCTTTTAGCGAGCGGGGTACCAGTGGCATAGTCGCGCCCCCGTCTCGTTGTGCAGCAGGATCTGCTCCGCCGTGCCGTCGACGAGTGTGTCGGCAGGGCTCACATAGATCGGACGGAAGGCCTTATCAAACAGGTGGCGAGTGGGGGACTGTAAGTGAACTTCGCCGGCTGTTCACCGGCATCCAGGACAACGATGCGGCCCTCCAGGCGGTACAGGCAATCGTTTCCAGGGCGGAGGCCCTCGATCGGCAGGGAAACTCTCAATCAAGCTGAGCCGCATACTGATCAGCCAAGGGCGGTTCCATTGTCCGCATAATCCCCTTGGGGTGCGGCACGGTGCGGTGAGACACCCGACTGCGGTAGATTGAACCGCAACCGGAGGTCTGAACGATGGATGAAGAACAGGGGCGTAAGCGCGAGGGGGCGCCGGAGCGCGCCCAACACGCAGGCGCAGGCGCCCCCTCGGGCGCGGACGCGAGCACGCCCCAACGGTTCTCCGCGGCACGCAAGGTGGCGGCGGTCACGCGCCTGCTGCGCGGTGAGCCGCTGGAAGTCGTCGCCCGTGAGCTGAACGTCACGGTGGCGCGCCTGTCGGAGTGGCGCGAGCGCGCCCTGGCGGCAGTCGCGTCCGCCATGAAGGAGCGGGAACGCGACGAGCGCGATGAGGAGATCGCGCGCTTGAAGGCCAAGGTGGGCGGGATCACCATGGCCAACGAGTTGCTGGAGGAGAAGATCGCCGCGCTGGAGGGCAAACGCCCTTTGGCCCGGCGGAGGTCGAGACGATGAGCCGGACCATCTCGCCCTCCACTGGTCGCCCCTACGGTCTGGGCCGGGTTGCCCGAACCTGGCACGTGTCGCGCGCCACGGTCTATCGCCACAGGGCGGTCGGCCCGGCACCGATGCCTGGGCGCCGAGGCCCGATTGGCCCCTGCTCGGATGGCGAGTTGGTCGAGCACATCCGCCAGCAGATCCTCGTCTCGCGCTTCCATGGCGAGGGCTACCGCAAGATCTGGGCGCGTCTGCAGCATGCGGGCATCCGTACGTCGCCCCGCCGGGTGCGGCGACTGATGGGCGCGCACGGGCTGCTAGCGCCACACCGGGTGGGGCGGCCGCGCACACGGGCGCACGACGGCACCATCGTGACTGAGACGGTGAACGTGATGTGGGGGACCGACATGACCGAGACGATCACCGCGGCCGAGGGCGTGGCGCGCGTCTTCATCGCGGTCGATCACGCCAACTCCGAGGTGGTGGGCATTCACGCCTCCAAGAGCGGCAACCGCTTCGAAGCCCTGGAACCAGTCCGCCAAGGCGTGCTGCGCCACTTCGGCGCCATCGGCCCAGGCGTTGCGGCCGGGCTAAAGCTGCGCCACGATCACGGCTCGAATTACATGTCCGGCGACTTCCAAGCCGAGATCAAGTGCCTGGGCATCACCAGCTCGCCCTCCTTCGTACGCGAGCCGGAGGGAAACGGCGTGGCCGAGCGCTTCATCCGGACGCTCAAAGAGAACTTTCTCTGGGTCCACACCTTCAACACCATCGAGGAGCTGCGCCGCGCTCTGGTCGAGTTCGCCCGCCACTACAACGAAACCTGGCTCGTCGCCCGGCATGGCCATCGCACCCCCGCTCAGGTGCGCGCCGAACAACTCCGCGTTGATCGGCCATCCGTCGCTGAGCTACCCTTGGCCGCCTGAACAAGCCCAGACGGGTGTCTCATTTCCGGGCCGCGGTACAGAGCGGAGGCTGCCTTGTTTCTAGACATAAGTTGGACCATAATCCAACTTGTGGCGGAATATTCGAGATAATTTGTCTTATGATCCTACTCAGCCTCATGGCCCCGGGGGATGTGGCGCGGAGCGTGGCCGCGCGTGCCCGTGCCCGGCGGGTCGCCCTTGGGCTCACTCAGCAGGAGGTCGCCGACCGCAGCGGGGTGAACATCTGGACGCTGCGGCGGTTCGAGGCCAGCGGCAAGCTGGCGTTCGACGCGCTGATCCGCGTCGCCGTGGTGCTCGACGCGATCGAGGAATTCGGCACGCTGTTTCCGGAACCGGAGTTCCGCAGCCTCGATGAGGTGATCGAGCGGCCGAAGCGCCAGCGGGGCAAGCGCCGGACGGTGGTCCGATGAAGCACGTCAGTACTTTGGCGGTGTCGCTGCGCTGGGGCGAGGGCGACGAGGAGCCCGTCGGCCGCCTCGCCACCCGCGACGGGAAAACCTATGTCGAATTCGATGATGCCTTCCTCGCTTCCGGGCGGTTGCTGTCCTGGTTTCTACGGACCCCGCGCCCAGGCGTTCTGCAAGGGCCGGACGCCCCGTTCTCCGGCCTTCATGGTGTGTTCGACGACAGCCTGCCCGACGGGTGGGGGCGGTTGCTGATTCATCGCCGGGCCGCCGCCAGCAAGATCAATCCCCTCTCGCTGACGCCCCTCGACATGCTGGCCTGCATGGGAGAATGGGCGATGGGGGCCCTGGTCTACCGGCCGGAGAGCGAGGAGCCCGTGGAGACCGGCGCCATCGATCTCGACCAGATCGCCACGCAGAGCCGCCAAGTGCTCACGGGGGCGCCGGAAGCGCTCTTCCCCACCTTGCTGCGGGTGGGCGGCTCGCCCGGCGGCGCCCGGCCGAAGGCGGTGGTTTGCCGCGACGATCAGAGCGGCGCTCTGATCCATGGCGCCCTGGTGGCGCCGGAGGGCTGGTCGCACTGGCTGGTGAAGTTTCGTGGCAAGGACGACCCGGCGGACATCGGTCCGATTGAGCAGGCCTATGCCGGGATGGCGCGCGCCGCCGGTTTGACCCTGCCGCCCACCCGCCTGCTGCCGAGCGGAAGCCCGAAGACGCCCGCCTACTTCGCAGCGCAACGGTTCGACCGTGTCGGTCCGGCCGGCCGGCTCCACCTCCATTCCGCCTGCGGCCACCTCCACGCCGACTTCCGGCAGCCGAGCCTGGACTACAAGACGCTGATGATCCTCACCTTCCAGCTCACCAAGGATCACCGGCAGGTGGTCGAGATGTTCCGGCGCGCCGCCTTCAACCTGTTCGCCCACAATCGGGATGATCACGGCCGCCAGTTCGCCTACCTGATGGACCGGACGGGCAGCTGGTCCTTGGCGCCCGCCTACGACCTGACCTATGCGGACGGACCCGGGGGCGAGCATTCCACCGCCATCCTGGGCGAAGGGCGGGATCCCGGCGAGCGGCATCTGCGGGCGATGGCGACGGAGTTCTCCATTCCGCCGGCCGACGTTACCGGCATCATCGACCAGGTGCGCGGTGCGGTGGACCGCTGGCGTGACTTTGCCGAGGACAACGGGGTGGGGCGGACCTCACGCAGCCGGATCGGCGCCGTGATCGCGCCGCGGCGGGCCGGCAAGAAACCCTGACCAGAGGAGGGCACAAGCATCTCCGCCGGGACGACGGCCGCGTGCATCCGCATCTCAAGGATCCGCTGATCGGCATCAGGATGGATGTCGGTCGTCCATCCTGCCTGAGAGCATCGCTGGCACGATGAGGGGAGGGCGTCATGATCTCGAGGGATGAGCTGTATCGCTTGGTGTGGTCGAAGCCGATGACCCAGGTGGCTGAGCAGTTCGCCGTTTCTGGGACCTACATGGCCAGGGTTTGTGCTCTCCTGAACGTGCCACGGCCCGAACGCGGATATTGGGCCAAGTTGGCGGTCGGCAAGGCACCGGCTCCGGAGCCATTGCCGGAGGCCCGGCCCGGCGATCAGCTGTCCTGGTCTAACGATGGAACAGGGCAGGCTCCGCCCAAGCCGCGGCAGCCGCCGGCCTGCCAATCAGAGGCCCCGGTCCGTGTCTCCAAGACCCGCAGTCACGCTCTGCTGCTGGGGGCCAGAGAGCATTTCGACGCCAGCCGGCATGTGGACGACCGCGGCTATCTCAAACCCTCCAAACGGCTGCTGGTCGATATCACGGCATCGAAGGCCGGCCTCGACAGAGCACTGGGTTTTTCCAACGACCTTTTCACCGCGCTGGAGTCGGTCGGCCATCGCGTGGTGCTGGCGCCGGCGGACGAGCATCTCCGGCGTGGTGACATCGATGTGCGTGAGGTGCGCACCAAACAGCAGGCTCGCTATTATTATGGCACGCTGTGGTCTCCCCATCGGCCGACGGTCGTCTATATCGGCAGCGTGGCGATCGGGTTATCGATCGTCGAGATGTCCGAGGAAACCCTGCTGCGCTATGTCGGCGGCACCTACATCCAGGAGGCCGACTACACGTCGCCAAAATCCTCCCGCGTTGCCGCCGATCATAGCTGGACCACGACCCGGGAGCTGGCCTGTGGCCGCCTTCGCCTCATTGCCTATTGTCCATACGACCGCGTCAGCTGGGCGACCGACTGGCAGGAGACGGCGCAGCAGTCTCTCCGCTTCCTGGTGCCGTCGATCGTGCGGGCCATCGAAGGCGCTGCCACTGACCTGGTGGGCAAGCTGGAGGAAGCCGACCGGCAGGCGGAGATCGCCCGTCAGGAATGGCGTGCCGCCGAAGAGAGGCGGCGGAAGCAGGAGGATCGGCGCTGCGTAGAGCAGTCAATGCGCGAGAGCCAGGAGCACCTCGTGCAGATCATCGGGCAATGGTCGCACGTTATGGAGGTCGAGCAGTTTCTCACCGGAGTCGAGGCCCGTCTCTCCGGCTTGCCGGCAGAGGAGCGCGCACCGCTGATGGAGCGGCTTGCGCTTGCCCGGGCGTTTCTTGGCACACAAGACCCGTTGGATTTCTTCCTCTCCTGTAAGACGCCCGGCGAGCGCTATCAATCGATCTATCCAGAGCACAGCCCGTGATGGAGCTCAACGCCGAGACCGGATCATGACTCGAAGATCATTCCTCCGGTCACCGGCACTGGTCCGCTCACAGTGGCTTGACCTGCTCCTCATCATTTGGCGGCCATCATCAGTCCGGCGGCCGCTGGCGTCCCCGTGAGGAGGAGGGGGAGTGCGCGTTCATTCTCCAGCCAGTGGACACCGGCTTTCACCCAGCGTGCCGTCGAGAGCGACCACAGGCGTCGCGTCTGGCTTGGCTTCTGATTGGCCAATCCTGTCCGCGCGTGAGTGCGGGAGGCATCGGAGCACAGGAGGCTTCCTCTGTATCCATTTCCCCGCACGAGGATCGTACCCGCTGCTTGGCTTATTCCCTCGGTGGACTGGGGTTTCCTCTCACATCAGGCCGCCTGTCACTCCATCCCCGTCCACGGCGGGGCGACTGGGTAACCGCGGCGGATGAAGGCCGGCTCTTCCAGCTCAGACCGTGCCGCCGCGCAGCGTGCGCGCAGAACTTTGTGCCCCTCGGCGACACAGGCGAACAGGTACTCTTCCATCGACAGCCCCAGCGCATCGGCGACGCGCTTGGCGCGCTCGAAGGCCGCGCCTTCCTCGCGGAACCGCAACGTCACGCTCATCGATCCCTCCTCATCCATCCTGTCCGTCGCAGCGGGGGAAGCCGTTGGATCAGCGGCTCCACCCCAGCGTCTGCAGCAGTCTGCTGCTTCACTCCACCGCTTCGAGCGATACGGTGTCCGCCGGAACCGCCGTCCGGATCGCATCCTCTGACGGTACCGCAGCCTTGAGCTCCTGAGCGGCAGCCAAGGCGGAGGCCTTGCGGGGAGGCTTCACCCTCGCGGGTTTGTCCGCCAGATAGGAGCGCAGGGTTGACGGCGTCATCGTGATGCCCTGGGCGGCGAAGATGTCGAGGATCTGCTGATCGGGACAGCCACGGCCCCGCGCCGCACGAACGTTATTGCGCAACTCGCGCACCACCTCCTGCTTCGTCAGCAGGGGCGGCGCAGCGGCATCGAGCGCAGCACGCAGCGTCGCAATGATGTCAGGAGAATAGGTGCCGTTCTTCGCCATTCTGCTCTCTCCAGCGGAAACTTGACGGGAGGCAGTGTAAGGCGCTCTGGCTGGCGCGGCAAGCCACGAGACAAGCCTGAGCGAGGCTGTACGAAGGGCCTGTCGCATGGTAGAAATGCGGGGCCGAAACGGATCGGCAAAGAAGGATCCACACCTGACGCATCATTGATGCACAGGAGCCAGACAATGCTGTCGGTTGGGATGAGTGCCGGAGCGGGTTACTATATGGAGGCGCAAGCCGAGTATTATCTCGGCGGCACCGAGCCGACCGGCGTCTGGTGGAACCTGCCCGGCCACTTCGGCTACCGGAATGGCGCTGCCGTCGACCCCTTCGCCTTCAAGGCTCTGCACGCAGGCTTCAGCCCACGCGATGACCGGCCGCTGGTGCAGAACGCCGGCGCCGACAAACGGCGCGGCGGATACGATCTCACCTTCAGCGCCGACAAGAGCATCAGTGCGCTGTGGGCGGTGGCACCAGCAGCGATGCGGGCGGAGATCGAGGCGGCCCAGGAGGAGGCTGTGCGTGCGGCCCTGGTGCTGATGCAGGAGCGTGCTGCCGAAACCCGGCGGGGCAGGAACGGCACCATCCGCGAGCTGGTGGCGCTGTTCGGTGCGCTGTTTCAGCATGGCGACACGCGGGCT
This region of Azospirillum thiophilum genomic DNA includes:
- a CDS encoding replication protein RepA gives rise to the protein MSNVHQLILQHGHSEARRLLPEGKQLIDMAAAVMAEDDPALSFTYSGFCLTSFPHKKLGDSERWERHGHNVTLTIDPGSLPDADGVTRVHGVPYGSRARMIMLYLQTRAVQTNNPEVELGASMRDWLGRMGISVGGKTLKEVRDQADRIAACNLTFTWRTERGSGFVKGNIVKGGFRLQDLEDRSEQPRLWVDTVRLSDDFFQALRDHPVPVNEKALRQIANNSAAIDLYTWLAYRLHVLSKPTPVTWAAMHQQFGAGYKLMRQFRAKFGAVLEAALAVYPEAVVTMDDQGVTLYPSPPPIRERVTAIR
- a CDS encoding AAA family ATPase produces the protein MTGEELRALRERLGKTQPEFAVWLNDLLGRRYDKQKVSRWETDREKVPRDVAGTLAIAALGLDRPQRHGPAVTVAVALQKGGTAKTATSVNLSYVLARAGNRVLLVDADSQGNATVHVGVTKERVVELTKQGRTHYHALTGKTPLTNVILHTDVPGLDLVPSSIALAAAEADLYHEPTGIGAMADMLSSARADYDFIVIDCAPALGMVTSNALAAAQLLLIPCQTEAHAILGLEHLLETVAKIRRRSNPDLRFLGIVPTMYTARQSQDRASLDELHSQWGAQIPLFEPIPRSTVYSQASAANMITLAGDPGAPGLETFVAIADSLMVTAGLREVQHAA
- a CDS encoding ParB/RepB/Spo0J family partition protein, with product MPPKFKRAERAPVSAPAETSETDKLFGLSGTLPRLIEADVAGITPNPDQPRTVFDDVALQSLADSIGRIGLQQPILVKTTDKPGRYQLVAGERRWRAHQLLGRATIPAIITEGRSEEIALIENVQRVDLDAVDLARSLQRLMETHGYRMAEVGAMLGCAEAEVSRRLSVLRLPADILDAYRQEPSRVSRSVLVELATLDDEDRIRDLWAQVLAGLTVRDLRAAKKAGQAAPSRATGWTPQAIGKSLGKMASDLSRLQEEAPSLADEHRAHLRAMRARIDTLLGE
- a CDS encoding helix-turn-helix domain-containing protein → MILLSLMAPGDVARSVAARARARRVALGLTQQEVADRSGVNIWTLRRFEASGKLAFDALIRVAVVLDAIEEFGTLFPEPEFRSLDEVIERPKRQRGKRRTVVR
- a CDS encoding type II toxin-antitoxin system HipA family toxin codes for the protein MKHVSTLAVSLRWGEGDEEPVGRLATRDGKTYVEFDDAFLASGRLLSWFLRTPRPGVLQGPDAPFSGLHGVFDDSLPDGWGRLLIHRRAAASKINPLSLTPLDMLACMGEWAMGALVYRPESEEPVETGAIDLDQIATQSRQVLTGAPEALFPTLLRVGGSPGGARPKAVVCRDDQSGALIHGALVAPEGWSHWLVKFRGKDDPADIGPIEQAYAGMARAAGLTLPPTRLLPSGSPKTPAYFAAQRFDRVGPAGRLHLHSACGHLHADFRQPSLDYKTLMILTFQLTKDHRQVVEMFRRAAFNLFAHNRDDHGRQFAYLMDRTGSWSLAPAYDLTYADGPGGEHSTAILGEGRDPGERHLRAMATEFSIPPADVTGIIDQVRGAVDRWRDFAEDNGVGRTSRSRIGAVIAPRRAGKKP